A window of Bos taurus isolate L1 Dominette 01449 registration number 42190680 breed Hereford chromosome 19, ARS-UCD2.0, whole genome shotgun sequence contains these coding sequences:
- the SIRT7 gene encoding NAD-dependent protein deacetylase sirtuin-7, which translates to MAAGGLSRSERKAAERVRRLREEQQRERLRQVSRILRKAATERSAEEGRLLAESEDLVTELQGRSRRREGLKRRQEEVCDDPEELQRKVRELASAVRNAKYLVVYTGAGISTAASIPDYRGPNGVWTLLQKGRSVSAADLSEAEPTLTHMSITRLHEQKLVQHVVSQNCDGLHLRSGLPRSAMSELHGNMYIEVCTACTPNREYVRVFDVTERTALHRHQTGRTCHKCGGQLRDTIVHFGERGTLGQPLNWEAATEAASKADTILCLGSSLKVLKKYPHLWCMTKPPSRRPKLYIVNLQWTPKDDWAALKLHGKCDDVMQLLMDELGLEIPRYSRWQDPIFSLATPLRAGEEGSHSRKSLCRSREEPGPGDRGAPLSSAPILGGWFGRGCTKRTKRKKVT; encoded by the exons ATGGCTGCCGGGGGTCTGAGCCGGTCCGAGCGCAAGGCAGCGGAGCGGGTCCGGAGGTTGCGAGAGGAGCAACAGAGAGAGCGCCTCCGCCAG GTGTCGCGCATCCTGAGGAAGGCGGCGACCGAGCGCAGCGCCGAGGAGGGCCGGCTCCTGGCCGAGAGCGAGGACCTGGTGACCGAGCTGCAGGGCCGGAGCAGGCGGCGCGAGGGCCTGAAGCGGCGACAGGAGGAG GTGTGCGACGACCCGGAGGAGCTGCAGAGGAAAGTCCGGGAGCTGGCCAGCGCCGTCCGCAATGCCAAGTACCTGGTCGTCTACACGGGCGCGGGGATCAGCACG GCAGCCTCTATCCCAGATTACCGGGGCCCTAATGGAGTGTGGACGCTGCTGCAGAAAGGAAGAAGTGTTAG TGCTGCTGACCTGAGTGAGGCTGAGCCAACCCTCACCCACATGAGCATCACCCGCTTACATGAGCAGAAGCTG GTGCAGCATGTGGTGTCTCAGAACTGCGACGGGCTCCACCTGCGAAGCGGGCTGCCTCGCTCAGCCATGTCGGAGCTCCACGGGAACATGTACATTGAA GTCTGCACGGCCTGCACTCCCAATAGGGAATATGTGCGGGTGTTTGATGTGACGGAGCGCACTGCCTTGCACCGGCACCAGACCGGCCGCACCTGTCACAAGTGTGGAGGCCAACTCAGGGACACCATCGTGCACTTTGGGGAGAGGGGGACGCTGGGGCAGCCTCTGAATTGGGAGGCAGCCACCGAGGCTGCCAGCAAAGCAGACACCATCCTGTGTTTAGGCTCCAGCTTAAAG GTTCTAAAGAAGTATCCACACCTCTGGTGTATGACCAAGCCCCCCAGCCGGCGGCCCAAGCTCTACATTGTGAACTTGCAG tggACCCCGAAGGATGACTGGGCTGCCCTGAAGCTGCACGGCAAGTGTGATGACGTCATGCAGCTCCTCATGGATGAACTGGGCCTAGAGATCCCCCGCTACAGCAG GTGGCAGGACCCCATCTTCTCCCTGGCGACTCCCCTGCGTGCTGGTGAAGAAGGCAGCCACAGTCGCAAGTCACTGTGCAGAAGCCGAGAGGAACCTGGGCCTGGGGACCGGGGTGCACCCCTTAGCTCAGCCCCCATCCTAGGTGGCTGGTTTGGCAGGGGCTGCACCAAACgcacaaaaaggaagaaagtaacgTAA
- the SIRT7 gene encoding NAD-dependent protein deacetylase sirtuin-7 isoform X1 yields the protein MAAGGLSRSERKAAERVRRLREEQQRERLRQVSRILRKAATERSAEEGRLLAESEDLVTELQGRSRRREGLKRRQEEVCDDPEELQRKVRELASAVRNAKYLVVYTGAGISTAASIPDYRGPNGVWTLLQKGRSVSAADLSEAEPTLTHMSITRLHEQKLVQHVVSQNCDGLHLRSGLPRSAMSELHGNMYIEVCTACTPNREYVRVFDVTERTALHRHQTGRTCHKCGGQLRDTIVHFGERGTLGQPLNWEAATEAASKADTILCLGSSLKVLKKYPHLWCMTKPPSRRPKLYIVNLQWTPKDDWAALKLHGKCDDVMQLLMDELGLEIPRYSRVL from the exons ATGGCTGCCGGGGGTCTGAGCCGGTCCGAGCGCAAGGCAGCGGAGCGGGTCCGGAGGTTGCGAGAGGAGCAACAGAGAGAGCGCCTCCGCCAG GTGTCGCGCATCCTGAGGAAGGCGGCGACCGAGCGCAGCGCCGAGGAGGGCCGGCTCCTGGCCGAGAGCGAGGACCTGGTGACCGAGCTGCAGGGCCGGAGCAGGCGGCGCGAGGGCCTGAAGCGGCGACAGGAGGAG GTGTGCGACGACCCGGAGGAGCTGCAGAGGAAAGTCCGGGAGCTGGCCAGCGCCGTCCGCAATGCCAAGTACCTGGTCGTCTACACGGGCGCGGGGATCAGCACG GCAGCCTCTATCCCAGATTACCGGGGCCCTAATGGAGTGTGGACGCTGCTGCAGAAAGGAAGAAGTGTTAG TGCTGCTGACCTGAGTGAGGCTGAGCCAACCCTCACCCACATGAGCATCACCCGCTTACATGAGCAGAAGCTG GTGCAGCATGTGGTGTCTCAGAACTGCGACGGGCTCCACCTGCGAAGCGGGCTGCCTCGCTCAGCCATGTCGGAGCTCCACGGGAACATGTACATTGAA GTCTGCACGGCCTGCACTCCCAATAGGGAATATGTGCGGGTGTTTGATGTGACGGAGCGCACTGCCTTGCACCGGCACCAGACCGGCCGCACCTGTCACAAGTGTGGAGGCCAACTCAGGGACACCATCGTGCACTTTGGGGAGAGGGGGACGCTGGGGCAGCCTCTGAATTGGGAGGCAGCCACCGAGGCTGCCAGCAAAGCAGACACCATCCTGTGTTTAGGCTCCAGCTTAAAG GTTCTAAAGAAGTATCCACACCTCTGGTGTATGACCAAGCCCCCCAGCCGGCGGCCCAAGCTCTACATTGTGAACTTGCAG tggACCCCGAAGGATGACTGGGCTGCCCTGAAGCTGCACGGCAAGTGTGATGACGTCATGCAGCTCCTCATGGATGAACTGGGCCTAGAGATCCCCCGCTACAGCAG GGTCTTATAG